GATGTGTTGAAAAGTCTAAAAGGGGAAATTGAGCTTTTTGTTCCTTTGTTTTCTGCAAAGAAGGTAAAAGGTAGAAAGCTATATGAGTATGCCAGAGAAGAAATTGATATTGAAATTCCAAAGATGAAGAGTATCATATATAATATAGAGATATTAAACTATTGCTATCCCTATCTAACCTTCAGGGTTGAATGTAGCCATGGCACATATATTAGAAGCCTGGCTGATGAAATAGCAAGAAGGCTTGGCACCATTGCTACTTTGACCATGCTAAGACGAGTTAAAAGTGGCAGATTCGATGTAAAAGACTCATTTTCGCTGGATATTATTTCAAAAGAAGCGATAGTTTCTTTGGAAAATTTAATTTTAAATGAGATGCTTGTAAGTGACCGGGCTTTTAAAAAGGTGCTCAACGGCAATCCACTTACATTTAAGGATATAAGAGAAATAAGACAGGTTGATGAAAGTTTTGGAGAATTTTACAAAATACGACTTGACAGCATCTTAATTGTTTATCACAGAGAGGATGATAAATTTAAATATTTACTGAAGGTGGAAAATGATAGATGAATATTTACAATAGAATTCGCAAAAGAAATGATATACCGGTAGTTGCGCTGGGTTTTTTTGATGGTTTTCATTTAGGGCACAAAAAAATATTTGAAGTTTTGGCTTTAAATGCCGGTCAGCAGAAAAAAGTGGCTTTTACATTCAAAAATCATCCTGACAGACTTTTGGGTTTGGATGTCAAATATATTCTCACAAATAGTGAAAGATTAGAATTTTTTGAAAAATATGGAATAGAAGATGTTTATTTTATTGAATTCACAGATGAGTTTATGCAGATGGACAAAGACAGATTTATCAGAGAGATTTTGATTGAAAAACTAAATGCGGGTTTAGTTGTTGTGGGCTATGATTTCACATTTGGTTACAAAGCAGAGGGAAATAGCGAGTATCTCTGTAGAAGACTGAAGGATTATGGCAGACAGTGCATAGTAATTGATCCTGTTACCTACAATCATCAGGTTGTATCAAGTACTCTTATTCGAAATTTGATAATGGATGGGAATATTCAACTTGCAAACTCTATGCTGGGCTACAATTTTTTTATAAATGGAATTGTTAAAAAAGGAAACAGAATTGGTAGAAAATTGGGATTTCCTACCCTCAATATACGATTTGATAAAGACAAGATCATACCCAAAAGAGGGGTTTACGTTACAAATACCATCATTGACAGCAGAAGGTATATATCCATTACAAATGTGGGGGTAAATCCTACTGTATCAAAGACAAATAGTATAAAAATAGAAACACATGTTTTGGATTTTGAAGAAAAGGTATACGGTAAAAAGATTAAATTGGAGTTTATTGATTTTATACGTGATGAAAAAAAATTTGAAAGCTTGCAGGATCTTAAAAATCAGATTGAGAAAGATATAGCATATGTAAAAGATATGCTTTGTAGAGCAACTGTATATAGA
The Caldicellulosiruptor morganii DNA segment above includes these coding regions:
- the truB gene encoding tRNA pseudouridine(55) synthase TruB, which codes for MNGVLLVDKPVGLTSHDIVEYVRKLFKTKAGHAGTLDPFATGLLVLLIGEATKLSSFFIKEKKTYIATMQFGIKTNTLDITGKLLMKNNIFIKTDEVEDVLKSLKGEIELFVPLFSAKKVKGRKLYEYAREEIDIEIPKMKSIIYNIEILNYCYPYLTFRVECSHGTYIRSLADEIARRLGTIATLTMLRRVKSGRFDVKDSFSLDIISKEAIVSLENLILNEMLVSDRAFKKVLNGNPLTFKDIREIRQVDESFGEFYKIRLDSILIVYHREDDKFKYLLKVENDR
- a CDS encoding bifunctional riboflavin kinase/FAD synthetase, translating into MNIYNRIRKRNDIPVVALGFFDGFHLGHKKIFEVLALNAGQQKKVAFTFKNHPDRLLGLDVKYILTNSERLEFFEKYGIEDVYFIEFTDEFMQMDKDRFIREILIEKLNAGLVVVGYDFTFGYKAEGNSEYLCRRLKDYGRQCIVIDPVTYNHQVVSSTLIRNLIMDGNIQLANSMLGYNFFINGIVKKGNRIGRKLGFPTLNIRFDKDKIIPKRGVYVTNTIIDSRRYISITNVGVNPTVSKTNSIKIETHVLDFEEKVYGKKIKLEFIDFIRDEKKFESLQDLKNQIEKDIAYVKDMLCRATVYRH